The nucleotide sequence CTGTCACCGGCTAGGCTGCCTCGTACTGGCCACGACCACTACCACGACCACGACCACTACCACGACCACGATGTGCGATCGTCCACGGTCCGGGTGTGGTCAGGCACGCTGCAGCCAGATCAGTAGATCTCATCCGTGATCCTGTAGGGTTGCTGAAAACAGTGCCTGGCCGGAAACAGGACGCTTCAGGCTAGCGTCAGCGTCCCATCCAGCCGCCGTCTACCGCCAGGATCTGGCCGTGCACGTACTGAGCGGCGTCCGAGGCGAGAAAGACCGCGGCGCCGATGCAGTCCCCCGGGCTGCCCCAGCGTCCGGCCGGTATGCGTTCGAGAATCTGCCTGGAGCGCACGGGGTCGCTGCGCAGCGCTTGCGTGTTGTCGGTGGCGATGTAGCCGGGTGCGATGGCGTTGACGTTGATGCCGTGCGGTGCCCACTCGTTGGCCAGAGCCTTGGTGA is from Pseudomonadota bacterium and encodes:
- a CDS encoding SDR family oxidoreductase; amino-acid sequence: TKALANEWAPHGINVNAIAPGYIATDNTQALRSDPVRSRQILERIPAGRWGSPGDCIGAAVFLASDAAQYVHGQILAVDGGWMGR